A window of the Chloroflexota bacterium genome harbors these coding sequences:
- a CDS encoding N-acetyltransferase, with the protein MSDQAVRVRPIYTPEERLKFITFPWQVYKGDPNWVPPLISERKAFLDPARNPSFEHMDCQLFLAERGGDVVGTISAHINHRHNEFHNEQVGFFGFFETIQDYTVAEALLSTACEWVQERGMTAIRGPANFSTNDEVGMLVDGFDSPPVILMTYNPRYYPEFVERFGFRKAQDLWAYYIDIEIFREHPEKAPAKLLRVVERVKKRGDFTVRPINMKRLDEEIERVKEIYNSAWSRNWGFVPLTDAEIEHLAENLKQIIDPATVFIAEADDRPIGVILPLPDLNQPLRLAYPRPGVPEWWTLLKFLWHWKVRRRVTLIRAFAMGVIEPYRNRGVDAVLYYEMGRAALERGYTEVEMSWILESNTVMNNTIKALGGRVYKTYRIYEKEL; encoded by the coding sequence GTGTCCGACCAAGCCGTTCGCGTACGTCCCATCTACACCCCCGAGGAGCGCCTGAAGTTCATCACCTTCCCCTGGCAGGTATACAAGGGAGACCCCAACTGGGTTCCCCCCCTGATCAGCGAGCGCAAGGCGTTCCTCGACCCCGCCCGCAATCCCTCCTTCGAGCACATGGACTGCCAGCTGTTCCTGGCTGAGCGAGGTGGGGACGTCGTCGGCACCATCTCAGCGCACATCAACCATCGGCACAACGAATTCCACAACGAGCAGGTCGGCTTCTTCGGCTTCTTCGAGACGATCCAGGATTACACCGTCGCCGAAGCCCTGCTCTCCACCGCCTGCGAATGGGTGCAAGAGCGGGGGATGACCGCGATCCGAGGCCCCGCCAATTTCAGCACCAACGATGAGGTCGGCATGCTGGTGGACGGGTTCGACTCCCCACCCGTGATCCTGATGACCTATAATCCTCGCTATTATCCGGAGTTCGTAGAGCGATTCGGCTTTCGCAAGGCCCAGGACCTCTGGGCGTACTACATCGATATCGAGATCTTTCGGGAACACCCGGAGAAGGCCCCGGCCAAACTGCTCCGGGTGGTCGAGAGGGTGAAGAAGAGAGGGGACTTCACGGTACGCCCCATTAATATGAAGAGGCTGGATGAGGAGATCGAGCGGGTCAAAGAGATCTACAACTCGGCGTGGTCCCGGAATTGGGGGTTCGTGCCGCTCACCGACGCGGAGATCGAGCATCTGGCGGAGAACCTCAAGCAGATCATCGACCCGGCCACGGTGTTCATCGCCGAGGCCGACGACCGCCCCATCGGCGTTATCCTGCCGTTGCCGGACCTGAACCAGCCCTTGAGGCTGGCTTACCCCCGGCCGGGTGTGCCGGAGTGGTGGACGCTGCTCAAGTTCCTCTGGCACTGGAAGGTCCGCCGCCGGGTGACGTTGATCCGGGCCTTCGCCATGGGAGTGATCGAGCCCTACCGGAACCGGGGCGTGGACGCCGTGCTGTACTATGAGATGGGCCGGGCCGCGCTGGAGCGCGGGTACACGGAAGTGGAGATGTCCTGGATCCTGGAGAGCAACACGGTGATGAACAATACGATCAAGGCGTTGGGAGGACGCGTCTACAAGACCTATCGCATCTACGAGAAGGAACTCTGA
- a CDS encoding CDP-alcohol phosphatidyltransferase family protein produces MLTNLGRQLLSGVLTSIANFIRWTGISPNLVTFIGLCLTAVAAVLMAQGQFLAAGIVLFFAGALDALDGALARVTDRISRYGAFLDSTLDRYSEALSLLGLLIYYIRLGGELEIILIYVTIMGSFLVSYTRARAEGVGVSCKVGLFTRGERWGTLVLGLLFNQVGLALWILAILANITALQRIYAVWRATGGERGG; encoded by the coding sequence ATGTTGACGAACTTAGGCCGGCAGCTCCTGTCCGGCGTCCTCACCTCGATCGCGAACTTTATTCGCTGGACCGGGATCTCCCCGAATCTGGTGACGTTCATCGGCTTATGCCTGACGGCGGTTGCCGCCGTATTGATGGCTCAGGGGCAGTTCCTGGCGGCGGGCATCGTGTTATTCTTCGCGGGCGCCCTCGATGCGTTGGATGGTGCACTGGCGCGAGTCACCGACCGGATCAGCCGATACGGAGCGTTCCTGGACTCCACGCTGGATCGATATTCGGAGGCGCTCAGCCTCCTCGGATTGCTGATCTATTACATTCGACTGGGTGGCGAGCTGGAGATCATCCTGATCTACGTCACCATCATGGGATCGTTCCTGGTGAGCTACACCCGCGCTCGCGCGGAGGGGGTGGGGGTCTCCTGCAAAGTGGGCCTGTTCACCCGTGGCGAGCGTTGGGGGACGCTGGTTTTGGGCTTGTTGTTCAATCAAGTCGGACTTGCTTTGTGGATATTGGCCATCCTCGCCAATATCACCGCGTTGCAGCGCATCTATGCCGTGTGGCGGGCTACCGGGGGGGAACGCGGCGGCTGA
- a CDS encoding sigma-70 family RNA polymerase sigma factor encodes MPVNDTEVLEQAKAFDPAALSVIYDRYEGRIYSYIYHRVGDAQVAEDLTAQVFLRMLEAIQSENAWRSSFSGWLYRIAHNLVIDHYRRRARSTHISLEDAPTIPAENMDPEQTAERRLQGERVRRALNRLTEEQAQVVSLRFLEGLSIAEVAQVTGKTEGAVKALQYRAIMSLRRLLDRES; translated from the coding sequence ATGCCAGTAAACGACACGGAAGTACTCGAGCAAGCCAAAGCCTTCGACCCGGCGGCTTTAAGCGTCATCTATGACCGCTACGAAGGCCGAATCTACAGCTACATCTACCATCGCGTTGGCGATGCCCAAGTCGCCGAGGATCTTACCGCGCAAGTGTTTCTGCGTATGCTGGAAGCCATACAAAGCGAGAACGCTTGGCGGTCCTCCTTCTCCGGCTGGCTCTATCGCATCGCGCACAACTTGGTCATCGATCACTATCGTCGTCGCGCTCGTTCCACCCATATCTCCCTGGAAGACGCTCCGACGATCCCCGCAGAGAACATGGACCCGGAGCAGACGGCAGAGCGTCGCTTGCAGGGAGAGCGTGTGCGGAGGGCCCTCAATCGGCTAACGGAAGAACAGGCCCAGGTCGTCAGTCTGCGCTTTCTCGAGGGGCTCAGCATCGCGGAGGTCGCGCAGGTCACTGGCAAGACCGAAGGCGCCGTGAAGGCATTGCAGTATCGGGCGATCATGTCTTTGCGTCGCTTACTGGATCGTGAATCATGA
- a CDS encoding DUF1028 domain-containing protein, whose protein sequence is MTQKTHVPVATFSIVAYDPAAQEWGIAVQSKFLAVGAVVPWAQAGVGAVATQSYANTSYGPKALALMAQGLSAQEALDTIVAEDPGRAQRQVGIVDAQGRAATFTGDECLAWAGGRTGPNYACQGNILVGPETVDAMAETFEASSGALADRLLAALAAGQRAGGDRRGQQSAALLVVKPDGGYGGFNDRYIDLRVDDHPKPIDELARLLDLFRLYFEKADEDALLPITEEVAREIQEKLRDLGYYDGPITGVYDEATARALREYGGVENLEERLREDDRIDPIVLNFLRRQHEQKAGQ, encoded by the coding sequence ATGACCCAGAAGACGCACGTTCCCGTAGCAACCTTCTCCATCGTGGCCTACGATCCCGCCGCACAGGAGTGGGGGATCGCCGTGCAGTCCAAGTTCCTGGCCGTAGGAGCGGTGGTGCCCTGGGCGCAGGCAGGCGTCGGGGCGGTGGCCACGCAATCCTACGCCAACACCAGCTATGGCCCCAAGGCCCTGGCCTTGATGGCACAAGGGCTCTCCGCCCAGGAGGCGCTGGACACCATCGTGGCGGAAGATCCCGGCCGGGCCCAACGCCAGGTGGGGATCGTGGACGCCCAGGGCCGGGCGGCCACCTTCACCGGCGACGAGTGTCTGGCATGGGCAGGGGGGCGAACCGGGCCCAACTATGCCTGCCAGGGGAATATCCTGGTGGGACCGGAGACGGTGGACGCGATGGCGGAGACGTTCGAGGCCAGTTCCGGCGCCCTGGCCGACCGGCTGCTCGCGGCGCTGGCGGCGGGTCAGCGGGCCGGCGGCGACCGCCGAGGCCAACAATCGGCCGCGCTGCTGGTGGTCAAGCCCGATGGAGGGTACGGCGGCTTCAACGACCGCTACATCGACCTGCGCGTGGACGATCACCCGAAGCCGATTGACGAGCTGGCCCGGCTTCTCGACCTCTTCCGCCTGTACTTCGAGAAGGCGGACGAGGACGCCCTGCTTCCCATCACGGAGGAAGTGGCCCGGGAGATCCAGGAGAAGCTGCGGGATCTGGGATACTACGACGGCCCCATCACCGGCGTATACGACGAGGCGACCGCGCGAGCGCTGAGGGAGTACGGCGGCGTGGAGAACCTGGAGGAACGGCTACGAGAGGACGATCGCATCGACCCCATCGTGCTGAACTTCCTGCGTCGCCAGCACGAGCAGAAAGCAGGACAGTGA
- the ffh gene encoding signal recognition particle protein — MFETLSDKLQDVFDRLSSRGRLTEADVDAALREVRLALLEADVNFRVVKDFIGRVRERAVGVEVMRSLTPAQQVIKIVHEELIATLGEPGRLDLSGSPPIVIMLVGLQGSGKTTTAGKLALALRKSGQRPLLVAADTYRPAAITQLEVLGRQLDIPVYSEGVEASPPDIAEHALRHARSAGNTVVILDTAGRLQIDEAMMEELAEIKRRVNPREVLLVANATTGQEAVRVAEGFHQQVGLTGLILTMVDGDARGGAAISIRAVTGVPIKYLGTGEKLDALEPFHPDRLSSRILGMGDVLSLIERAEQTIDRDQAEEMGRRLIKGEFDLEDFLTQLREIKKLGPLSQLLEMVPGFSRISKDLAPEVTDQQMKKLEAIISSMTLEERRNPQIINASRKRRIARGSGTTVQDVNELLSQFRQMQRMMKRFSRKGRGLGDLGSLTGLFR, encoded by the coding sequence GTGTTCGAAACGCTGTCGGACAAGCTACAGGACGTCTTCGATCGCCTGTCCAGCCGGGGGCGCCTGACCGAGGCGGATGTGGACGCCGCGCTGCGTGAGGTGCGGCTGGCGCTGCTCGAAGCCGATGTGAACTTCCGCGTGGTCAAGGACTTCATCGGCCGGGTGCGTGAGCGCGCGGTCGGCGTGGAGGTGATGCGCAGCCTGACGCCCGCGCAGCAGGTGATCAAGATCGTCCATGAGGAGCTGATCGCGACGCTGGGCGAGCCGGGTCGGCTGGATCTCTCGGGGTCGCCGCCGATCGTCATTATGCTGGTGGGGCTTCAGGGCTCCGGGAAGACGACCACGGCGGGCAAGTTGGCGCTGGCGTTGCGCAAGTCCGGACAGCGGCCGTTGCTGGTCGCGGCGGATACCTATCGCCCCGCCGCGATCACCCAGCTGGAGGTGCTGGGCAGACAACTGGATATCCCAGTGTACAGCGAGGGCGTGGAGGCTTCGCCCCCGGACATCGCGGAGCACGCGCTGCGTCACGCCCGGTCGGCAGGCAACACCGTGGTGATTCTGGACACCGCGGGGCGCCTGCAGATCGACGAGGCGATGATGGAGGAGCTGGCGGAGATCAAGCGGCGCGTGAACCCGCGTGAGGTGCTGTTGGTGGCCAACGCCACCACCGGCCAGGAGGCCGTTCGGGTGGCGGAGGGCTTCCATCAGCAGGTGGGGCTGACTGGGCTGATCCTCACCATGGTGGATGGCGACGCTCGGGGCGGCGCGGCTATCTCCATCCGGGCTGTCACCGGCGTGCCCATCAAGTATCTGGGCACGGGCGAGAAATTGGATGCGCTGGAGCCGTTCCATCCGGACCGCCTGTCCTCCCGCATTCTGGGCATGGGCGATGTGCTCAGCCTGATCGAGCGGGCGGAGCAGACCATCGATCGAGATCAGGCGGAGGAGATGGGGCGTCGCCTGATCAAAGGGGAGTTCGATCTGGAGGACTTCCTGACCCAGCTCCGAGAGATCAAGAAGCTGGGTCCGCTCAGCCAGCTATTGGAGATGGTGCCCGGCTTCTCGCGCATCAGCAAGGACCTGGCGCCCGAGGTGACCGACCAGCAGATGAAGAAGCTGGAGGCCATCATCAGCTCTATGACGTTGGAGGAGCGGCGCAATCCGCAGATCATCAACGCCAGTCGGAAGCGCCGCATCGCGCGAGGGTCCGGCACGACCGTCCAGGATGTCAATGAGCTGCTCAGCCAATTCCGGCAGATGCAGCGCATGATGAAGCGGTTTTCCCGGAAAGGCCGGGGTCTGGGGGATCTCGGCAGCCTGACAGGGTTGTTCCGATAG
- the rpsP gene encoding 30S ribosomal protein S16: MVRIRLRRQGAKKKPTYRIVVADSEAPRDGRFIEVIGFYNPRTEPETFHINVERAAYWLSVGAQPSKPVARLLAKTNALDLAAELKEQAKAQKQATEAA; the protein is encoded by the coding sequence ATGGTACGAATTCGACTGCGTCGTCAAGGCGCGAAGAAGAAACCGACCTATCGGATCGTCGTCGCGGACAGCGAGGCGCCGCGCGATGGGCGGTTCATCGAGGTTATCGGGTTCTACAATCCACGCACGGAGCCGGAGACCTTCCATATCAACGTGGAGCGCGCGGCCTACTGGCTCAGCGTGGGCGCCCAACCCAGCAAGCCTGTGGCCCGACTTCTGGCCAAGACCAATGCCCTGGATTTGGCGGCGGAGCTGAAGGAGCAGGCGAAGGCTCAGAAGCAGGCCACAGAGGCGGCCTGA
- a CDS encoding KH domain-containing protein, which translates to MKELVAYVAKNLVNDPSQVHVVEKGRGRSVVLELSVAPEDMGRVIGKGGRVANAMRVLLRVAAMRQGKRVTLNIVEPEEG; encoded by the coding sequence ATGAAAGAGCTCGTTGCCTACGTGGCCAAGAACCTGGTCAATGACCCTTCGCAGGTACACGTGGTGGAAAAGGGCCGGGGGCGCTCCGTCGTCCTGGAGCTCAGCGTGGCCCCCGAGGACATGGGACGGGTCATTGGCAAGGGTGGTCGCGTCGCGAACGCGATGCGGGTGTTGTTGCGCGTGGCGGCGATGCGTCAGGGAAAACGGGTGACGCTGAACATCGTCGAGCCGGAAGAGGGATGA
- the rimM gene encoding 16S rRNA processing protein RimM — translation MTKTSKRPEFLAIGRIMAPFGIRGEVKVEIHTDWPHRFALLDRVYVGDPSARALRETKIESARLHKGQALLKLAMCPDRNAAEALRDQWLFVHRSQAMPLGEDEYYIHEIVGLEVWEGERCLGRVVEVIETPAEANDVYVVRGEQGEILLPAVRHVVLKVDLEAGRMEVALPPGLEEATRRQG, via the coding sequence ATGACGAAGACATCGAAGCGACCGGAGTTCCTGGCCATCGGACGGATCATGGCGCCGTTCGGCATACGCGGCGAGGTCAAGGTGGAGATCCACACGGATTGGCCTCACCGTTTCGCCCTGCTCGATCGCGTGTACGTGGGCGATCCGTCGGCCCGGGCGTTGCGGGAGACCAAGATCGAGAGCGCCCGCCTGCATAAGGGCCAGGCTCTCCTGAAGCTGGCGATGTGCCCGGATCGCAACGCGGCGGAGGCGCTGCGCGATCAGTGGCTGTTCGTGCACCGCAGCCAGGCCATGCCGCTGGGGGAGGACGAGTATTATATCCACGAGATCGTCGGCCTGGAGGTGTGGGAGGGAGAGCGTTGTCTCGGCCGTGTGGTCGAGGTGATCGAGACCCCGGCCGAGGCCAATGACGTCTACGTGGTACGCGGGGAACAGGGCGAGATCCTTCTCCCCGCCGTTCGCCATGTGGTCCTCAAGGTGGATCTGGAGGCTGGGCGCATGGAAGTCGCCCTGCCGCCCGGGCTGGAGGAGGCCACGCGACGGCAGGGATGA
- the dprA gene encoding DNA-protecting protein DprA: MKPGGRGTALSHPPFFTYDCKGRGRAAFRVAVPRGFHYICLDKRHPFEYACAVIRAGKRPGGDDRPRVREALLSDLGYWVGFNRVHGIGPHRLRALLDYFGDIESAWHAPADALRRAGLDRRSLENLLTTRSTLSLDDEIARIERAGVQVLTWESPDYPRNLLQIYDPPPVLYVRGELTPEDEWAVAVVGTRRASAYGREAARRLSEDLARNRVTVVSGLARGIDAVAHRAALEAGGRTIAVLGSGVDVIYPPEHRRLAQSIAENGAILSEYPLGTRPEGGNFPPRNRIISGLSKGVIIVEAGVRSGALITADFAAEQGRDVFAVPGSIFQRGSVGTNRLIQEGAHPVLSASDVLEALNLEQIAEQAEMRAVVPSDPAEERLMAHLGADPVHVDDLAQAAGLPISVVSSTLALMELKGMVRQVGGMNYVLARETGVEYRID; this comes from the coding sequence ATGAAGCCCGGAGGGCGTGGAACGGCTTTGTCCCATCCCCCGTTTTTCACGTATGACTGCAAGGGTAGAGGGCGGGCGGCGTTCAGGGTTGCCGTCCCGAGGGGATTTCATTACATCTGTCTTGACAAAAGGCATCCTTTCGAGTATGCTTGCGCCGTCATCCGGGCCGGAAAACGGCCGGGTGGCGATGATCGCCCTCGCGTTCGGGAGGCTCTCTTGTCCGACTTGGGCTACTGGGTGGGATTCAATCGGGTACATGGCATCGGCCCCCATCGGCTTCGGGCGCTGCTGGATTATTTCGGCGATATCGAGAGCGCCTGGCATGCCCCGGCGGATGCCCTCCGCAGGGCGGGCCTGGACCGCCGCTCGCTGGAGAACCTGCTGACCACCCGGTCCACGCTTTCTCTGGACGATGAGATCGCCCGTATTGAGCGGGCGGGCGTGCAGGTGCTGACGTGGGAGAGCCCCGACTACCCGCGTAACCTGCTTCAGATCTACGATCCGCCTCCCGTGCTCTACGTTCGGGGGGAGTTAACCCCGGAGGATGAGTGGGCGGTGGCCGTCGTGGGCACGCGACGGGCCAGCGCCTATGGCCGTGAGGCGGCCCGCCGCCTGTCGGAGGATCTGGCGCGCAATCGTGTAACCGTCGTCAGTGGCCTGGCGCGCGGCATTGACGCGGTGGCGCATCGGGCCGCGCTGGAGGCGGGGGGGCGCACCATCGCCGTCCTGGGGTCGGGCGTGGATGTGATCTATCCCCCCGAGCATCGGCGTCTGGCCCAGTCGATCGCCGAGAATGGTGCCATCCTCTCCGAGTATCCGTTGGGCACCAGGCCGGAGGGGGGCAACTTCCCGCCGCGCAATCGGATCATCAGCGGCCTCTCCAAGGGGGTGATCATCGTGGAGGCGGGCGTGCGCAGCGGCGCGCTGATCACGGCGGACTTCGCGGCCGAGCAGGGACGTGATGTGTTCGCCGTTCCGGGAAGCATCTTCCAGCGCGGCAGCGTGGGCACGAATCGCCTGATCCAGGAGGGTGCCCATCCGGTGTTGTCGGCATCGGATGTCCTGGAGGCGCTGAACCTGGAACAGATCGCCGAGCAGGCGGAGATGCGGGCCGTCGTCCCCTCGGATCCCGCGGAGGAGCGGCTGATGGCCCATCTGGGCGCCGATCCGGTCCATGTGGACGATCTGGCCCAGGCGGCCGGGTTGCCCATCTCGGTCGTCTCCAGCACGCTGGCTCTGATGGAGCTGAAGGGGATGGTGCGGCAGGTGGGCGGCATGAACTACGTGTTGGCTCGGGAGACCGGCGTCGAGTACCGCATCGACTGA